In the genome of Ferrovibrio terrae, the window TGCATGAACACCAGCAGGTCGGCGACCTCGCGGGCGAAGGCCATCTCATGGGTCACCATGATCAGCGTCATGCCCTGGTCGGCCAGCGTTTTCACCACCTTCAGCACCTCGGCCACCAGCTCCGGATCGAGCGCGGAGGTGATCTCATCGCACAGGATGATCTTGGGTTGCATGGCCAGTGTGCGGGCAATTGCCACGCGCTGCTGCTGGCCGCCCGACAGCTTGTCGGGATAGGTGTCGAATTTCTCCGCCAGGCCGACCTTGGCCAGGCAGTCGCGCGCCAGCGCCTCGGAGGCCTGGCCCTGCGACTTGAGCACCACCATCGGCGCCAGCATGACGTTGCGGCCGGCGCTCAGATGCGGAAACAGGTTGAACTGCTGGAACACCATGCCGACGGTCTGGCGCAGCTCGCGCAAGGACCGCGCGTCCTCGCTCACCACCTTGCCGTCCACGGTGATCCGGCCGTCATTGTGGGTTTCGAGCCCGTTGATGCAGCGGAGCAGCGTGGACTTGCCCGAGCCGCTCTTGCCGATGATCGCGACCACCTGGCCGGCTTCGACCTTAAGATCGACGCCTTTCAGCACATGCAGGTCACCGAAGCGCTTCTCCACGCCATCAAGACGCACGAGCGACATTCAGCCTCCTTTCCAGCCGGCGGCTGAGCAGCGACAGGGGGAAACACAGGGCGAAATACAGCAGCGCGACCAGGCCATAGACCAGGAAAGACTGGAAGGTGGCGTTGTTGATCATGGTGCCGGCCTTGGTCAGCTCGACGAAGCCGATGATCGAGGCCAGCGCCGTGCCCTTCACCACCTGCACGGCGAACCCCACCGTAGGCGCGACGCCGATGCGCATGGCCTGCGGCAGGATCACATAGCGCATCTGCTCGGGATAGGTGAGTGCGAGGCTGGCACTGGCCTCCCACTGGCCTTTCGGGATCGCCTCGACGCAGCCGCGCCAGATCTCGCCCAGGAATGCGGACGTGTAGAGCGTCAAGGCAATGGCGGCGGCGGCCAGTGGCGGCACATTCAGCCCGATCAGCGACAGACCGAAGAAACACAGGAACAGCTGCATCAGCAGCGGCGTGCCCTGCAGCACCTCGATATAGATGCGCGCCCCCCAGCGCGGGCCGGGTGATTTCGAAATCCGCGCGACGCAAACCAGAAGCCCGACAATGGCGCCGCCGATGAAGGCGATCAGCGACAGCAGCACGGTCCATTGCGCCGCCAGCAGCAGGTTGCGCAGGATGTCCCAGAAGGTGAACTGCACCATGGCCTCAGGCCTTCCGGAAGACGCGCTGGCCGATCAGGCGGAACACCTGGCGGAAACCGAGCGCGAGCAGGAGGTAGAGGCCGGTGATGACGAAATAGACCTCGAAGCTGCGGAAGTTGCGCGACTGGATGAAATTGCCGGCAAAGGTCAGTTCCTCGGCCGAGATCTGCGACACCACCGACGAGCCGAGCATGACGATGATGAATTGCGAGGTCAGCGCCGGATAGATTTTCTCCAGCGCCGGCAGCAGCACGACATGGCGGAACACCTGCCAGCGCGTCATGGCAAGACTCAGTCCGGCTTCCCACTGGCCCTTGGAAATCGCGTCGATGCCGGCGCGCACGATCTCGGTGGCGTAGGCGCCGAGATTGACCACCATGGTCAGCAGCGCGGCCTGGCCGGCGGTCATCTTGATGCCCATCTGCGCCAGTCCGAAGTAGAGGAAGAACAGCTGCACGATGAAGGGCGTATTTCGGATCAGTTCGACATAGGCCGTCGCCAGCCAGCGCACAGGCGTGATCTGCGAATTGCGGCCCAGCGCACCGGCGATGCCGACGATCAGCCCCAGCATGGTGGAGATCGCGCTGAGCTGCACCGTCAGCCAGGCGCCGCGCAGCAGCAGGTCGGCATAGGCGAAGACATCGGCGAAGTGGAAGGTGTAGTTCATGCCGGGTTCAGCAAAAGAAAACGGGACCCCGGCTCAAGGCCGGGGTGACGGTTTAAACCAGGGATCGTCACCCCCGCGAAAGCGGGGGCCCCATTTAGTTTTCGAGTGAGCCTGTTCAAGCCACTCAGCTCGGCAGGTCGCCGGTCAGCGGCTGGCCCAGCCATTTCTGGCTGATCTTGCTCAGGCTGCCATCGGTCTTGGCGGCGGCGATGATCTTGTTCACCTCGGCCAGCAGCTTGGGCTCGTCCTTGTTCAGGCCGATAAAGCAGGGCGACTCCTTGATGATGAACTTGGTCTCCGGCTTGTTCGGCGGGTTGCGCGCGATGATCGCGGCCGCGACCACATTGCCGGTGGCGATCAATTCGGTCTGGCCCGACAGGAACGCCGTCATCGTGGTGTTGTTGTCCTCGAAGCGTTTGATGTCGGCGCCTTCGGGCGCGATCTTGGTCAGCTCCAGGTCTTCCAGCGCGCCGCGCGTGACGCCGATGGTCTTGCCCTTCAGGTCGGCGGCGGATTTCACCGCGGTCTTGGCCGGAGCGAACACGCCAGAGAAGAACGGCGCGTAAGCGGCCGTGAAGTCGATCGCTTTCTCACGCTCCGGGTTCTTGCCCAGGCTGGAAATTACCAGATCGACCTTCTTGGTCTGCAGATAGGGCAGGCGGTTGGCCGAGGTCACCGGCACCAGTTCCAGCTTCACCTTCATCTTGTCGGCGATCAGTTGCGCCATGTCGATGTCATACCCCTGCGGCTTCAGGTCGGTGCCGACGCTGCCGAATGGCGGGAAGTCCTGCGGCACGGCAATGCGGATCACCTTGGCCTTCATGATGTCGTCCAGCGCATCGGCATGGGCCGGCGTGGACAGCGAGGCCAGGGGCGCGGCGGCAATGGCGGCGGCCAGCAGGACAGAACGGCGGGAGAATGGGCGGAGGGAGAACGGCATGATCTTGTCCCTTGGTGGAAGCGCCGGGCAGTCCGGCTTCACACTCCGTGTCGCAAGAAGCATGCCGGGGCATTTTCTGGGCAAATGCGGGCGGTTGCCGGTCGCTGACCGGATTGCAGTCAGGCCGGGGCTAAAAATTGAGCAGCAGGTGGGGAGGTGTAGAGAAGCCTTACCCCCACCGCTTCGCGACGGGGCCCTCCCTCTGCCGCTTGCGGGAGAGGGCTGGGGTGAGGGCCTTCGCCCAGCACAAAGAAAAAGGCCCGCGCAGTGCGCGGGCCTCTTCCAGAGTTGATAAGGCGGAAAGGCGATCAGGCCTTCTCGTCCTCGCCTTCGTCGCCTTTCTCGGCGTCTTCAGCGTCTTCGGCATCTTCATCGCCGTCCAGCGTGACGCCTTCGTCGAGCAGGCTCTCGGCCGCGACCTGCTTTTCGGCCTCGGACTCGGAGCGGGCAACGTTGACCTTCACTTCGACGGTCACTTCCGGATGCAGGGCAGCCGACACGCTGTACACGCCGATCGTCTTGATCGGAGCGGTGAGCGCGATCTGCTGGCGGCTGGTCGTGAAGCCGGCGGCCGTGACGCCATCGGCGATGTCGCGGGCGCTGACCGAACCGAACAGCTGGCCGCTGTCGCCGGCCTGGCGCAGCAGGGTGATGGTCAGGCCGGCCATCTTGACGGCAACCTTTTCGGCTTCGCCCTTCTTGGCCAGGTTCTGGGTTTCGAGCTGCGCCTTCTGCTTCTCGTAAACCGCCTTGTTGGCTGCGGTGGCCCGCAGCGCCTTCTTGCGCGGCAGCAGGAAGTTACGGGCATAGCCGTCCTTCACGCGCACCACTTCGCCCATCTGACCGAGCTTTTCCACACGTTCAAGCAGGATGACTTCCATTAGTTCTTCTCCTGGCTGGTTCCGGCCCCGGCGAAACGCCGGCGGAAACCCGCCCATTCTTCGATGAAACCCAGGATGACCACCAGTACACCGACCAGTGCGCCAGCCACGACCAACGCCGCGTAGAAAGCGGCAAGAACCAGACCAGGCAGGGAAGCTCGCGCCGCCAGCCCATGAACCACCGCCAGCCCCTGCAGGAAGAAGGGGAAGGCGAGAATGGCAGCGACCGTGCCGCCGATGAAAGCAACGTCGCCCGGCAGCACCGCCGCCGCGACCAGCGCCGCCACCAGAGCCACGGCCAGAGACCGCGACAGGGTGAACGAGCGATAGAGCGGGGTCGGCCGGCGGTTCTGCTTGAGCAGCACCGCCATACCCTGCGCGAGCGTACCGTTGATCGTCATCATCACCAGCCAGCTGACGCCGAACACGGCCGGCATCAGCAGGGCAAGGCGCTTGGCCATCACCTCAAGATCCGCACCCTGGCCAGCACCCTGCTGCATCGCAGACAGGAACTGGGTCAGCAGCGGTTGCAGCATCGACGGCAGACCGCCTTCGCGGTCCGCAGTGAGCAGCAGGGCGATGCCAAACAGGCCGAGCGACCAGCCGGCGAGCCACAGCACCACACGACCGACCGGATACCATTCCAGTCCGTCGCTGACGTCTGCACCCGTCGAAGCCTCTGTGGCAGGACGGGCAAGCAGGGCCTGACGCACCACCACCGCGACCGGGGCCGCGAAGGTGACGAGATAGACGCCGCCGGCCAGCAGGCCATTGACTGCACTGACCAGCGTGCCCACCACGCCGGCAATCCCCACGGCGGTCACGCCATGGGTCAGGCCGGCGAAGAACAACGGCAGCGGTGCGAGATAGCCGAGCATGATGCCGAGCGGACCGCTTGCGGCGGTCAGAACGAGCACTGCACTGGCTATGCCTGCGAGGCTGCCGAAGATCAGGCTGCGGGTCATGATTGCGAGGTCCGGTTCAATCCCCTTGCGGGGATCGTGGCCTTACTTGATGACGAACGGCAGCAGGGCCAGATTGCGCGCGCGCTTGATGGCCTGGGCCAGTTCGCGCTGCTTCTTGGCCGACACTGCGGTGATCCGCGACGGAACGATCTTGCCGCGCTCGGAAATGAAGCGCGACAGCAGCTTCACGTCCTTGTAGTCGATCTTCGGCGCGTTGGCGCCGGAGAACGGACAGGTCTTGCGACGGCGGAAGAACGGACGACGGGCGCCACCGGCGCCACCTGCGCCGCCGCGACCAGCGGGCTTGCCGCCACGATCAGAAGACGTACCAGTGCTCGACATTAGGCGTTCTCCCCAGCAGGAGCGGCGGCCGGAGCCGACTCTTCACGTTCAAAACGGGGACGACGCTCGCCGCGATCGCCACCGCGGTCGCCACGATCACCACCGCGATCGCCACGGTCGCCGCCGAAGCCGCGTCCGCCACCACCGAAGCCGCCACGATCACCGAAGCCACCGCGCTCCGGACGATCACCGCGATCCTTGTTCACCAGGATGGCCGACTGGCCTTCGTCCAGCTTTTCCACGCGCACGGTCAGGTAACGCAGGATGTCTTCATGGATGCGCATGTTGCGCTCCATTTCGGCAATCGCAGCACCCGACGCAGTGATGTTCAGAAGGACGTAGTGGCCCTTCTTATTCTTCTTGATGCGATAGGTGAGATTGCGCAGGCCCCACTGCTCGGTCTTGGAGACCTCGCCGCCCTGGGCCTTGATGATATCGGTGAATTGCGCGGCCATCGCCTCGACCTGGGCGGTCGAGATGTCCTGACGCGCGATGAAAACGTTCTCGTAGAACGCCATCGGCAGCTCTCCTTCTGGCTTTAGCGGCCCGGCGGCGACGCACCATGCGGCGACGGATCGGACCTAGCCGGGACTCCATAAGAGACCCAGCAAGGAGCTATGTGAGGGCGCGGACTATAGCGATTTTCCACAGGCTGGCAACATGGGCTGGCAACATGGGCTGGCAACACGGGTTGCGCGACAGGGAATGGCCGGAGACGGGCAGTCTCCCGATGCGGGCCTTCCCGCCGGGCATTTGCCCCACCATCGAAGGCGGAAATGAGCAATTTCAATAACTTGGATTGACTGGCCAGCCTGTCACAGCGGCTTATCCGATGCTTATTCCGGCTTATTTGGCCCTTA includes:
- a CDS encoding amino acid ABC transporter permease, translated to MNYTFHFADVFAYADLLLRGAWLTVQLSAISTMLGLIVGIAGALGRNSQITPVRWLATAYVELIRNTPFIVQLFFLYFGLAQMGIKMTAGQAALLTMVVNLGAYATEIVRAGIDAISKGQWEAGLSLAMTRWQVFRHVVLLPALEKIYPALTSQFIIVMLGSSVVSQISAEELTFAGNFIQSRNFRSFEVYFVITGLYLLLALGFRQVFRLIGQRVFRKA
- a CDS encoding DUF2232 domain-containing protein codes for the protein MTRSLIFGSLAGIASAVLVLTAASGPLGIMLGYLAPLPLFFAGLTHGVTAVGIAGVVGTLVSAVNGLLAGGVYLVTFAAPVAVVVRQALLARPATEASTGADVSDGLEWYPVGRVVLWLAGWSLGLFGIALLLTADREGGLPSMLQPLLTQFLSAMQQGAGQGADLEVMAKRLALLMPAVFGVSWLVMMTINGTLAQGMAVLLKQNRRPTPLYRSFTLSRSLAVALVAALVAAAVLPGDVAFIGGTVAAILAFPFFLQGLAVVHGLAARASLPGLVLAAFYAALVVAGALVGVLVVILGFIEEWAGFRRRFAGAGTSQEKN
- a CDS encoding amino acid ABC transporter ATP-binding protein, with translation MSLVRLDGVEKRFGDLHVLKGVDLKVEAGQVVAIIGKSGSGKSTLLRCINGLETHNDGRITVDGKVVSEDARSLRELRQTVGMVFQQFNLFPHLSAGRNVMLAPMVVLKSQGQASEALARDCLAKVGLAEKFDTYPDKLSGGQQQRVAIARTLAMQPKIILCDEITSALDPELVAEVLKVVKTLADQGMTLIMVTHEMAFAREVADLLVFMHQGRVHEVGPPAELFDAPQTPELRQFLGAVL
- a CDS encoding amino acid ABC transporter permease — encoded protein: MVQFTFWDILRNLLLAAQWTVLLSLIAFIGGAIVGLLVCVARISKSPGPRWGARIYIEVLQGTPLLMQLFLCFFGLSLIGLNVPPLAAAAIALTLYTSAFLGEIWRGCVEAIPKGQWEASASLALTYPEQMRYVILPQAMRIGVAPTVGFAVQVVKGTALASIIGFVELTKAGTMINNATFQSFLVYGLVALLYFALCFPLSLLSRRLERRLNVARAS
- a CDS encoding transporter substrate-binding domain-containing protein, with the protein product MPFSLRPFSRRSVLLAAAIAAAPLASLSTPAHADALDDIMKAKVIRIAVPQDFPPFGSVGTDLKPQGYDIDMAQLIADKMKVKLELVPVTSANRLPYLQTKKVDLVISSLGKNPEREKAIDFTAAYAPFFSGVFAPAKTAVKSAADLKGKTIGVTRGALEDLELTKIAPEGADIKRFEDNNTTMTAFLSGQTELIATGNVVAAAIIARNPPNKPETKFIIKESPCFIGLNKDEPKLLAEVNKIIAAAKTDGSLSKISQKWLGQPLTGDLPS
- the rpsR gene encoding 30S ribosomal protein S18, with the protein product MSSTGTSSDRGGKPAGRGGAGGAGGARRPFFRRRKTCPFSGANAPKIDYKDVKLLSRFISERGKIVPSRITAVSAKKQRELAQAIKRARNLALLPFVIK
- the rpsF gene encoding 30S ribosomal protein S6; the protein is MAFYENVFIARQDISTAQVEAMAAQFTDIIKAQGGEVSKTEQWGLRNLTYRIKKNKKGHYVLLNITASGAAIAEMERNMRIHEDILRYLTVRVEKLDEGQSAILVNKDRGDRPERGGFGDRGGFGGGGRGFGGDRGDRGGDRGDRGGDRGERRPRFEREESAPAAAPAGENA
- the rplI gene encoding 50S ribosomal protein L9 yields the protein MEVILLERVEKLGQMGEVVRVKDGYARNFLLPRKKALRATAANKAVYEKQKAQLETQNLAKKGEAEKVAVKMAGLTITLLRQAGDSGQLFGSVSARDIADGVTAAGFTTSRQQIALTAPIKTIGVYSVSAALHPEVTVEVKVNVARSESEAEKQVAAESLLDEGVTLDGDEDAEDAEDAEKGDEGEDEKA